Genomic DNA from Mucilaginibacter terrenus:
TTATTTTTTAATTTTTTTGCTCTTTTCTGTTCCCCTATTTCAATTAACTACCGCAATTTCGTTGCCTCATTTGCGGAGTGCAAAGGTGCAAATATTTTTAACTCCTGTCAAGTGTTATTTTCACTTTTTTTGAAACTAATTTTTATTTGCTAAACCTTCAAAAAACGACGCCCTTTCTATTTGAGCGGATACAAATGTAAGCAGAAACACCCTCCCGGCACAAAAGAATTTTAAAATAATTAAAACAAAACATAACTCGTTGTAAACTAATATTAAACAACCCCAATTACTGTGGTAATAAGGCCTACATGAGTTGCAAACTGGATTCTCCATCTAGAAAAAACGGCCTAAAAACGCGTAAAAAGCCGCATTTCGCTCTTAGCGGCTTCTGAAAACGCCGGAAAAAGGCGCTGCTTTTTTGTGTAAGTTTGATGTTGATATGGAAAAAAACATCTTTCCTCCGCATTTTTTAGATTCGTTAGCCAGCGAGCAGGGCTTCGAAATACAGACTTTTGTTGACGCACATGCTAATGAATCATCTTTAACCTCCATCAGGCTTAATCCATTTAAACCATCTGAAACAAAAACAGGGCAACAGGTGCCTTGGTGTACAGATGGTTTTTACCTGGATAGCCGCCCATCTTTTACATACGACCCCCTGTTTCACGCCGGATGTTATTATGTACAGGAGGCGTCATCAATGTTCATCGACCATATATTAAATACTATAAGACCAAACAAGGACGAACCCATAAAGGTGCTTGACCTTTGCGCAGCGCCAGGTGGAAAAAGCACGTTGCTTAATTCGGCATTGCAAAACAGTGATCTGCTGGTGGCAAACGAGATTATAAAAACACGTGTACCTATATTAACTGACAACCTAAGCCGGTGGGGAACGAGCAACGTAATAGTAACCAGTAACGATCCACGGGATTACTCCTCATTAAAAAACTTTTTTGACGTAGTATTGGTTGATGCACCCTGCTCGGGATCAGGAATGTTCAGGAAAGACCCCGATGCTATGAGCGAGTGGAGCGAAGCAAATGTAAACCTTTGCCATCAACGGCAGGAACGTATACTGGCAGACATCTATCCGGCCCTTACGGAAGATGGTTACCTTATATATAGCACCTGCTCTTACTCGCACCAGGAGAATGAGGATATTTTAGACTGGCTATGCACAACGTTTAAATTGGAGACCGTACGTATACCTATATATAAGGAGTGGGGTATTGTAGAAACGCAATCGCCAAACCAAAAAGCATGGGGATACCGGTTTTACCCGGGCAAGGTTCAGGGCGAGGGTCTGTTTGCAGCCTGCCTGCGTAAGCGCGAAAGCAGCACCGGGCAAAGCAACTACAAAAACAACGCCCAGCAAAAGTTACCTGCCAAAGAAATGGACCAGGTCAATAGTTACCTTGAGAATCCGGATAGTTTTTACCTGTTTAAGGTAGCTGAGGACTGGTTGGCCATAAACCGCGAGCATAAAGAAAGCCTGAACTTGCTGCACCGGCATCTATATATAAAGAAGTCTGGCGTGCGTATTGGTAAGCTTGCCGGTAAAGACCTAGTCCCCGATCACGAGCTGGCACTAAGTTTACTTATTAATAAGGCTACTGTATTATCTACCCCATTAAACAAGGAGCAGGTGATACAATACCTCCGCAGAGACAATATTGATATAGCTGTTAATGATAAAGGATGGAGTTTGATGACTTACGAAGGGCATGCGCTGGGTTGGGCCAAGCTGTTGCCGAACAGGATAAATAATTATTATCCGAAGGAAATAAGAATAATGAGCACCCTAACCTCTTACCCCCCAACCCCCTAAAGGGGGAGCAGCATCAATTACGCTAGATATTCTTCCCGTCAATTATTCTAAAGAACTCGTCGCGGTAGGTGTCGCCTACCGGGATGATCTTGTCGCCGATGAAAATGCGGGAGCGCTCTATACTATCTATTTTATTGATGGCAACAATATAGGACTTATGTACACGCATAAAATGCCTATCAGGCAATGCATCTTCCATCTTTTTCATACCCTGGAGTGTGATAATGCGCTCGCCGGGCGTGAAAATAGAAACGTAATCTTTTAAGCCTTCTATAAACAGGATATCGTGCAGGTAAACCTTTTGGATTTTATGCTCTGTTTTCACGAATGTAAAGTCCGTCATGAAATCGTCCTGCTGCACGGGCTCTGCTGCAACTGGCACTGGTTTGGTGACCGGGCAAATAATAGACTGCGCCTTTTGCGCCGCTTTGTAAAACCGGTCAAAAGCAATAGGCTTCAACAGGTAGTCGATCACATCAAGCTCGTACCCTTCCAGCGCGTACTGCGGATATGCTGTAGTTAATATAACTTTTGTTTTGCCATTGGCAATCCTAAGAAACTGTATGCCAGTGAGCTCGGGCATTTGTACATCAAGGAAAACCAGATCAATACTACCATCCTGCACCATGGTAAGTGCTTCAATTGGGTTAGTGGTAGCTTTTACCAATTGTAGGAAAGGCACTTTGGAGATATAGTCTTCCAGTATGTGGAGGGCCAGCGGCTCGTCGTCAACTACAAGGCATTTAATCATGGCTATAAAACTAATGATAATTGACAAGTGTAAGTGTCGTCCTCATCCCTAATTTCTAAATTATATTTAGATGGATACAGGAGATCTAACCGGCGTCGAACGTTTATAAGCCCTATACCACCGGATGCATCACGATTATGGCTGTGTTTTTTGTTCTGCACAAAAAAGTACAAGTGACCATCGGTAAGATTTATCCGAAGAGTAATGGGTGAGGCTGGATCATTAGCCACGCCATGTTTAAAAGCATTCTCTATAAAAGATATAAGCAGCAGCGGCACTATCTGCTGATTGGTAACTTCGCCGTTAACCTCGTAATTGATAAATGCCTTGTTACCAAAACGAATTTTTTGCAGGTCGATGTAGTTTTGCAGGTACTGCAGTTCTTTTGCTAAGTCAACCTTGTTATCATTACACTCGTAAAGCATATACCGCATTATTTCTGACAGCTTTAGAATAGCTTCCGGCGTGGTGTCGCTTTTTTGATACGCTAGCGAGTAAATACTATTAAGCGAGTTAAATAAAAAATGCGGATTGATCTGCGATTTAAGAAAGGATAGTTCAGCACTCAGGCGCTGGTTTTCTAAGTCGCGCTGTACGCGTTCGTTCAGGAACCAATCTATAGTGAACTTAAGAACGGTACTTAAAAAAATAAAGATAAGGGTAGTAAATATAGTACTGGTAAAATACGACCAAAAGCCGATCACCACTTTATCCTTCATGCGCATAAGCACGTCGTGCTTAAATGCAAATGCCACCCCGTACTTGGCTAAACCAAACACGACAACTGTAATTACCAGAGCAAGGGTGTAAGTCTTGTACTTTTTATTATCAAGAAATCGAGGCATCAGTACCAGGTAGTTAATATAGAATATCCCGATATTAATTAACCCGAACACAGCAAAGAGGACCACAATGGTTTGCATAGACATGCGCGCATTGTTATGGGCAATAAACATGAAAAAGGAGATCATGGCCACCCAAAAAAGTACATGCCAGAAAATTTGCCAGCTTTTTTTCATCAAATATATATACGTACTAACCGCAACTAAAGTAATATTTAGCTTCGAATTGCTGCTGATATTATGCTGGTAACAACTCATTAATCGACCAACTGGCTTTTAAAATCGATGAACAGGGTTTAATCACCAAAACTGGCGTTCATCTACAATTAGTGGCTGTTGGTCTAATTGATTTTACCACCCGGTGCATTTAGTATTCCTTTGTAGTATCAAAATCAATCACACAATGAAAAAGTTAGTTTCCAACTCAAACCCATTTATCTTACTGCTGGCACCTGTATTATTTGCCATTGTAATGGGGGTAAGCTACCAGTTCGAACAAAAAACAGAAAAATTTACTGCTGCACATACGTCTGCTGCTCAGGCTAAATCGCTTTTCTTTAAAGGCGTTGCATTAGTAAAAACGGTTGCATCAATATCTAAAGAAAACGTATGGTAATCCGCACCGAAGGATTATCGTTCAGCTTTGGTAGCCAGCAGGTTGTTAAAGCACTATCATTACAAGTACCGGAAGGAAGTATCTATGGCTTCCTAGGGCCAAATGGCGCCGGCAAGACCACTACTATTAAAATGCTGCTCAATCTGCTTAAAACAGATGAAGGCAGCATTTTTGTTTTTGAGCAGGAACTGCAAACCAACCGGATAGATATACTTTCTAAAATAGGCTCGCTTATAGAGCAGCCCGCTATTTACGGGCACCTTACAGGACGCGAGAATCTTATTAACCGGGCCATGCTCCTTGGGGTTAAAGAGGCACGTGTTGATGAAATGCTGGCGCTGGTAAAACTCACCAATGCGGCCAGCAAAAAAGCCAGGCAGTATTCGTTGGGGATGAAACAGCGCTTAGGCATTGCACTTGCACTATTAAGCGACCCTAAGCTGTTGATCCTTGATGAGCCTACCAACGGTCTGGACCCAAACGGAATTATAGAGATACGCGAATTGCTTATCCGCCTTACCCGAGAGCACGGCAAAACTGTCTTCATCAGCAGCCACTTGCTTGGCGAGATAGAACGTATGGCTACACACGTAGGTATTATTAATAACGGTGAGATGCTTTTTCAGGGTAGCATAACCGATCTTGAAGAGATCAGCCAGCCGCAGGTATTCATCGAAACAGAAAACACCGCGGATGCCGGCAACCTGCTCACCAAAAATGGCTATACTGTTTCCGCCATTAACACCGAAAGCCTTACGGTTCCATTTATATCTAAGAAGCAAATGGGAGATATAAATGCGCTACTTAATCGCGAGGGCATTACGGTGTACAGCATTAATAAACAACATAAAGACCTGGAAAACCTATTCCTGTCCATAACTCAAAAAGCCTGATCACGATGAAAGGATTTTTATTATCATTCCGGTCTGAATTCTACAAGAGCCGCAAAACAGCTGGCTTTTGGGGTGCTGTAATATTGCCGCTTGTTATTAGCATTCTTGCTTTTCTGGCATTTTTTACCAAGAGCGAGAAATTTGCTATGGCCCCTGCAATGACACTGTGGGTTCAGTTTTCTGCAGTTAGCCTCAGCAGCATGGGCTCATTGCTTTTGCCTATGTTCACCATATTTATTGCTTATTCAGTAAACAACGTGGAGCACAAAGCCGATACCTGGAAGACCATTTTTAGCCTGCCTATTTCGCGATGGGCAGTATACAGCGCCAAGTATTTCTATGCTCTGTTTTTGATTTTTTTGTGCCTCACGCTATTTGTTGTATTTACTATAGCCTTTGGTAACTTTTTAAGTGTTTTAAAGCCAGAGTTGAAGTTTAACGAATATCACATGGAAGCAGAAATAGCACAGGTGTACTTTAAACTGTTCCTTTCTGCACTTGGCATATTATCTATACAGTTTTTGCTTAGCTTGCTTTGGAGCGACTTCTTAAAACCAATGGGACTAGGGTTTGTCGCAACTATAACAGGAGTTATATTGGCATCCAACAACTGGCAATATGCCTACCTTTTCCCTTATTCGCACCCGATTGGTGCTCTTAAAACAATGATAAAGACCAATAAAGGCAAAGCTAACGACCTGGTTATAGATGTTTTTACTCAGGATGTTTACGTGAGTGTCGTTATATCAGTAGTGGTATTTGTACTTGGATACTATATTGTACAACGCCGGAGTGTAAAGTAATATCAAGGGTATTTATTTAAAAGTAATTGAAGTAAATAAACAAGACGAGCGGATCATTAGTCCGCTCGTCTTATTTATCGGTTGACTATTAGCTCACTGGTTTTGGAACCACGGGCAAGCTCTCGTGACCTGCTGCATCCACCGCTTGTACGGCAAACAGGTAATTATCTTTTGAGTAACCAAGCTTTGCTTTGGTATCTGTTACAAAAAACTTCTTTTCCCAATACGGACTGATCGTTTCTCTCATCAGCACATAGTAACCTGCGGGAGCTTTCCCTTTTGGCGCATCCCACTTTAGCTTTGTTTTGTTCGTAAGGTCGCTGGTGATGATACCTACATTGCGCGGTTGTGCGGTAGCCAAGGCCAAGTTAGCCAACACCGAAAGGTTCATTCGGGCTACCTTTTGTATGTAGTCGTAATCTGCAAAATCGGGCAGATCGCCGTACTCGATACCGTTCTCTTTTCGTACGTCCTTATGCTGGCGATTAAAGTCTTCGTTCATCTCCGTAACACGTACGGCTGCAAAGCCTTGTTCAAGGAATGGCAGATGGTCGCCACCACGCAGGTAACGGTCTGTCCGGTAAATGAGCTTTACATCCAGCTGATCTACATAGCGCTCGCCTGTTTCTTTCACATAGCGGGCTAACTGGCGGGACGTTCCGTCATTCTCTCCACCTAGCGATTTTAGTGCGGCAATCTCCTTTTCGGTAGCGGCAGTCGGCACACCGTCGCTGAAAACACGTACACTGCGGTTATCTTTTAGCCCTGTTTCCATGCCGTAAGTATTTCCCACTATATCATTGTTCAGCACGGCATCTACCTGCCAGCCCTCTGCTTTGGCACGTTTAGCTACATTGGCAGACCCATAAAGCCCTTGTTCTTCACCAACAACTGCCATGAAGATTATTGTCGCCGGGAAAGAACGCTTCGACATCACGCGAGCAAGCTCCATGGAAACAGCTGTTCCCGAAGCATCGTCAACGGCGCCGGGAGCAAAGGAAGCAGAATCCATTGCCTTTGTTGCCCGTGAATCATAGTGGCCGGAAATAATATAGATCCGGTGATCGGCAGTATCGGTACCTTTAAGTATTGCCAGTACATTCTTCATCGGAGTGGCTTTAGTAAGCCTACGGCCTTGCGGCTGTACAAAAGCGTCAAACTCTACCTTCATTCTGCCATTTGATGCTGCCGCGTACCGCTCGTACTCTGCTTTTACCCAGTTGCGTGCGGCACCTATGCCCGTAGTTTTGCTGGTGGTGTCGCTTAGCGTATGCCGGGTTTTAAAGCTTACCAGCTTACGTACTATAGCTTCAATGTTTTTTGACGATACCTCATCTACCATTTGCTTAATACCTGCATCCTGTTTAACAACGGTTTGTGCCGAAGCAGAGAAAACAATAAACATTAACAGCAGAGTGGCAATCTTTTTCATATGGCAATTTAATTATTCGGCGTCCTCGCCTTCTACTGTCTCTAAAATGTTACCCGGCTGTTTAAAATTGCTCTTTACAAAGTGGCACCAGTCACACTCTTTTTTGCCGCAGCCTTTATCAAACTCATGATTCATTATTTTTTGATAAACAGAGGTGATCTGGCCTGTTACTTCTTCTATGTCCTGCGGAGAGATGACAATCTTTTCTTTAAAGTACTCATCGTTCACCGGCTCAACAAAATCGAACACGGTATTCACTACCTGCCATTCGTTTGTGCGGTCGTTATCAACCAAAATTTTATAGAATACAGCCTGCCGCCAATAATCGCCGCCGTAAGGGTTGTCGTTTGTTGGTCGCAGCAGTTTATCTTTGGCGTTGCGCACCCGGCCGGTCTTATAATCTACCACGGTTACATCTTTCCCGTCAAACTCCATCTTATCCAGGTTGCCCTTTATCGGCACACCTTCCACCTCAATATTCTTTATACTGCGTTCTGTAACTGCAACCTTGTTCCAGTTAGGTGCATTCAATTCGTAATATGCTGGCAATATCTTGTCCCCGTAATCCACACGCAACTTGAAATCTGCTTTTGTGAAAGAGTCGCGGTTGCGGTACATGTACCAGTGAAACTCTTTTAAAAACTCCTCTGTCGGCATAAACTCGTTACCAAATTCAGGCAACCTGCGATAAGCCTTGTTCAAGGCCCAGTGCACGGCTTGCCCAAAAGTGGCCGACGGACTTTTTCCTGACGGTACTCTTATTAAACACTGGAAGTAAAATCTCAACGGGCAATCCAGGTAATTACTCAGGTGAGTAACTGATAAAGTATAGTTTTGCAGCAGTTGATTAATATAGTTTCTATCCAGCAATTCAACCACCGGTTTGTCTTCAAGGTTAAACTGTGTAGCTATAAACCCTATCATGTCGTCTTCTGCGACCTTTGGGTACATAGGTTGTAAGTGCGACTCGGCCAGTATCTCTCCTATAAATTGCGACGCTTCCTGATCTTTACCTTTGGCGTCCTTTGCCGCATAGGATATGTTCAGGCATTGTTTAGCCCGGGTAACGGCTACATAAAACAAACGGCGTGCTTCTTCCTTCAGTGCTTCTTCGTCAGATTTGGCGCTGGTTAATGTATCAGGATAGCTGAAGCCGCTGTTGCGCCCTTTACTGTCCCAGGTCTTTTTATCGCAGCCAATAAAGAATACGTGCTCAAATTCCAATCCTTTTGAACCGTGTGCGGTAAGGAAGTTAATGCCATTATCACTGAAAATAGTTTTATTTAGCTCCATTCTGATGTTGTTCTTCTTCATCAGTTCTATGGTAGCAATTAAATCAGCAAGTTTAATCTCCGGGTTCTTTCGGCTTTCATCTTTTAAAAAATCAAAAAAGCTGGTAAGCATTTGCATGTGCGTGCCTTTATCCTGCTGCTGCATAATGTACTTCAAAATGCCCATCTTGGAGATCACCTCCTGGAAAAGTTGCTGCAGCGTGATACTAACGGCCGAGCTAAGCAACTCATCAATGTTATTGATAAGGTACTTCATAGGCAAGTTTGGCTGTGTACCAAACAGATCGGTCTGCGGATTCACCCGCAACTCGTGTATGTAGCGGCGCAAACTGGTAACGGGCTCATCCTTCCGTACCGTTGCAAAGTTTGCTTTTGAAACTGCTACACTAGCTTTTGCGATCTCAATAGGCGGAATGTTAAAGAAGTCGTAATGCAGGATTTCAAAAAGCAGCTCGTCTCCACTGTAAGGCGAATCAAGTTCCATGGCCAGGTACCGCAGGATGTTGGTTATCTTCTCGCCAAAGGGAATGCTGAGCACATCAATCTTGCGCTTGGTATTTACTGCAATCTTTTCAGATTCCAAAAAGGTCAGCAGATCTTCTACCTGACTATGGTTACGGTATATTACGGCAATCTCACCCGGAGGAATACCTTTCGCCACCAGCCGCTTTATCTGCATGGCTACGTCAACCAGCTCTTGCGCGGGGTTCTCATATTCCTTAATCATTGGCTCTACAACCAGCTCTTCAAAGCGGGGATGTGACGACCGAAGGTTCTTATCAAGCCTCAACTGAGTGGTAAGGCGCTCGCGGTTGTTGTTGATCAGCGCTCTAGAAATATCGAGGATGTGCTGATTTGAGCGATAGTTATGCTTAAGTACTACAGTATAAAGCGTATCTACATAGTCACCTGCAAAATCAAGGATGTTTTTCATATTAGCACCCTGAAATTTGAAGATAGACTGGTCGTCATCACCTACCACAAAAACGTTGGGCGTATCCCAATAATTCAGCAGGAACCTTAACAAATCATTTTGCGATCCGCTGGTATCCTGGAACTCATCTACCAAAATGTACTGATACCGTTCCTGGTACTTGCGTAGCATTTCATCATTCTCGCGGAACGCTTTCAACACCCACATGATCATGTCGTCATAATCATACCTGCCACGGTGCTTCATTTTAGCGATATAATTATCGTACTCGCTTACCGCAGCAAGCAACTTGCTCATGGTTTCGTTAGCCTTATCTATCTCCTTTTGCTTAGGATCGCCTATTTTTATCCCTGCTTTTGCATTAGCTCGTTTGTATATAAACTCTTCGCGGTTTGGCAGATCTTCCAGGTATTCTTTTACGGCTTTCTCTATTACGTCGCGGCTCCAGTTCTCGCGCTTCATGGTGGAGAAAAGGCTTTTTAACCGGGGAGCATCATAGTAGATATCACCTGTAAAACGCTTAAGCAGGTGATCATTGGAAAACTCATCCACCAGTTCACGAAACAACATAGCAGATTCTAGATCGGATAATGCTTCTAAGTTTAGCTTGCCAAAATACTCCAGGTTCTCCTGTATAATGTCATTACAAAAAGCGTGAAAAGTGTAGATGTTAATACGATACGCATCCGGACCAATAAACTGGAACAGGCGCTTGCGCATGGCTACAGCGCCGGCGTCTGTATAGGTTAGGCAAAGAATCTCACTTGGACGAGCATCCGTATCGGTCAGTATTTTACCAATCCGGGCAGCTAATATCTGTGTTTTACCCGTACCTGGGCCGGCAACCACCAATACCGGGCCATCCATTTTATTTACAGCCGCCAATTGTTCGGGATTAAGTCCCGCAAGGGCTTTTTGAAAATTATCGTTGTATTTGTTAGAAGTAGCTTGCATAATCTTAAGTAAAAATACTAAAAATTATAGCTTAAGCTTCAGGATCGTCTACAAACAAAAATAGCGATGATATAACCATCGCTATAAAATAATGTATAATGCCGCTTTTACTTCTGCCTGAACCAAACCTGTATTGGTGCACCCGAAAACTCGAAGTTCTCACGAAGTTGATTTTCTATAAAACGATAATATGGTTCTTTAACATACTGTGGCAGGTTGCAAAAGAAAGCGAACATAGGCGATGTTCCGGCGATCTGCGTAGCATACTTAATTTTAACGTACTTGCCCTTGATAGATGGCGGCGGATATTTCTCAATAATCGGCAACATCACATCGTTAAGTTTTGAGGTAGGCACTTTTCGTGCGCGGTTGTAATAGACCTGATTAGCAGTTTCGATAACTTTTAACACACGCTGTTTCTCGGTTACAGAAGTAAATACGATTGGCACATCGGTAAAAGGTGCTGTTTTCTCGCGTATGGTTTCTTCAAAAACCTTAACGGTTTTGTTGTTTTTCTCAATTAAATCCCACTTGTTAACTACTATAACAATGCCCTTCTTGTTCTTTTCTGCCAGGTGGAAAATGTTCATGTCCTGCGCTTCAAAACCTTCAACGGCATCAATCATTATAATTACGACATCTGCTTCTTCCAGCGCTTTAATAGTACGCATTACCGAATAAAACTCGATGTTCTCTTTCACCTTGGTTTTCTTGCGCAAACCGGCAGTGTCAATCAGCATGAAATCATGCCCGTACTTGTTAAAATGTATGTGAATAGAATCGCGCGTGGTACCTGCAATCGGTGTAACTATGTTACGCTCCTCGCCGATTAATGAGTTTATGATAGAGGATTTGCCGACATTAGGCCGGCCGATAATGGCGTACTTAGGGCGGGCGTTTTCTTCCAGTTCCACGTCCTCGAAGTGCTTAACTACCTCGTCCAGCAATTCCCCCGTTCCTGAGCCAGTCATAGACGATATGGTATAGATCTCACCAAGGCCCAGGCTGTAAAACTCGGTAGAATCAGCCAACTGGCTGTTGTTGTCCAATTTGTTAACTACTACAAATACGGGCTTTTGGCTGCGGCGCAATAAGGTGGCTATCTCGTCATCCAAATCGGTAATACCCGTGGTAACATCCACCATAAACAGGATAACGCTTGCCTCTTCAATGGCGATGATCACCTGTTCGCGTATAGCAGCTTCAAACACATCTTCAGAATTGGCTACATAGCCGCCTGTATCAATAACGGTGAACTTGTGGTCTGTCCATTCTGATACGCCATAATGCCTGTCGCGTGTTACACCGCTAAAGTCATCAACAATGGCTTTACGGGTTTCGGTAAGGCGGTTATACAGGGTAGATTTACCAACATTCGGGCGACCTACTATAGCTACTATGTTACTCATGATTATTGAGAGTGAAGAATTAAGAGTCAGGAATCAGGACAACTTTACAAAAGTCGGTATCCGGTCTTAATTATTGAATTCATTATTTAATTTTTCATCTTGAATCTTGATTCTTACATCTTGATTCTGTTGCACCTATTCGTACCCAAACTTCTTCAGGTAATTTTTCTTGCTGCGCCAATCAGGAATAACCTTAACAAACATTTCCAGAAATACTTTACGCTGGAAAAACTCTTCCATGTCCCGGCGGGCGTAGGTGCCGACAATCTTCAGCATTTTTCCGCCTTCGCCAATTAGTATGTTCTTTTGAGAATCGCGTTCAACGATGATCTCGGCACTTATCCGGTGCAGTTTCTCACCTTCCACAAATGCTGTTACAACCACCTCTGCACTGTAAGGTATTTCCTTTTTGTACTGTTTCAGTATCTGTGCACGTATCATTTCCGATGCGAAGAAGCGGTCGTTCCTGTCTGTTAAAGCATCCTTTTCATAATATGGGGGATGCTCAGGCAGGTACTCCAATATAAAATCCATTATGGCTTTTATATTATGATCATGCAGGGCAGATATCGCGAACACTGCTTTTGGCTGGAGTTTTTCCTGCCAGTAAGCAGCCTTTTCTTTTACCTCTTCCTCGTTGCTGAGGTCGATTTTATTAATAAGTATTACAACAGGTGCATCCGAGCGTTCCAGCTTTTTCAAAACGTCCTGCTCGTCGTACTCCTCTTTGATGTCTGTTACAAGCAATATCAGGTCGGCGTCTTCTATTGAACCTTCTACCTGGTGCATCATACTTTCGTGAAGCGCGTAGTGCGGTTTAATGATC
This window encodes:
- a CDS encoding methyltransferase RsmF C-terminal domain-like protein; protein product: MEKNIFPPHFLDSLASEQGFEIQTFVDAHANESSLTSIRLNPFKPSETKTGQQVPWCTDGFYLDSRPSFTYDPLFHAGCYYVQEASSMFIDHILNTIRPNKDEPIKVLDLCAAPGGKSTLLNSALQNSDLLVANEIIKTRVPILTDNLSRWGTSNVIVTSNDPRDYSSLKNFFDVVLVDAPCSGSGMFRKDPDAMSEWSEANVNLCHQRQERILADIYPALTEDGYLIYSTCSYSHQENEDILDWLCTTFKLETVRIPIYKEWGIVETQSPNQKAWGYRFYPGKVQGEGLFAACLRKRESSTGQSNYKNNAQQKLPAKEMDQVNSYLENPDSFYLFKVAEDWLAINREHKESLNLLHRHLYIKKSGVRIGKLAGKDLVPDHELALSLLINKATVLSTPLNKEQVIQYLRRDNIDIAVNDKGWSLMTYEGHALGWAKLLPNRINNYYPKEIRIMSTLTSYPPTP
- a CDS encoding LytR/AlgR family response regulator transcription factor, with the protein product MIKCLVVDDEPLALHILEDYISKVPFLQLVKATTNPIEALTMVQDGSIDLVFLDVQMPELTGIQFLRIANGKTKVILTTAYPQYALEGYELDVIDYLLKPIAFDRFYKAAQKAQSIICPVTKPVPVAAEPVQQDDFMTDFTFVKTEHKIQKVYLHDILFIEGLKDYVSIFTPGERIITLQGMKKMEDALPDRHFMRVHKSYIVAINKIDSIERSRIFIGDKIIPVGDTYRDEFFRIIDGKNI
- a CDS encoding sensor histidine kinase; translation: MKKSWQIFWHVLFWVAMISFFMFIAHNNARMSMQTIVVLFAVFGLINIGIFYINYLVLMPRFLDNKKYKTYTLALVITVVVFGLAKYGVAFAFKHDVLMRMKDKVVIGFWSYFTSTIFTTLIFIFLSTVLKFTIDWFLNERVQRDLENQRLSAELSFLKSQINPHFLFNSLNSIYSLAYQKSDTTPEAILKLSEIMRYMLYECNDNKVDLAKELQYLQNYIDLQKIRFGNKAFINYEVNGEVTNQQIVPLLLISFIENAFKHGVANDPASPITLRINLTDGHLYFFVQNKKHSHNRDASGGIGLINVRRRLDLLYPSKYNLEIRDEDDTYTCQLSLVL
- a CDS encoding ABC transporter ATP-binding protein, whose amino-acid sequence is MVIRTEGLSFSFGSQQVVKALSLQVPEGSIYGFLGPNGAGKTTTIKMLLNLLKTDEGSIFVFEQELQTNRIDILSKIGSLIEQPAIYGHLTGRENLINRAMLLGVKEARVDEMLALVKLTNAASKKARQYSLGMKQRLGIALALLSDPKLLILDEPTNGLDPNGIIEIRELLIRLTREHGKTVFISSHLLGEIERMATHVGIINNGEMLFQGSITDLEEISQPQVFIETENTADAGNLLTKNGYTVSAINTESLTVPFISKKQMGDINALLNREGITVYSINKQHKDLENLFLSITQKA
- a CDS encoding ABC transporter permease is translated as MKGFLLSFRSEFYKSRKTAGFWGAVILPLVISILAFLAFFTKSEKFAMAPAMTLWVQFSAVSLSSMGSLLLPMFTIFIAYSVNNVEHKADTWKTIFSLPISRWAVYSAKYFYALFLIFLCLTLFVVFTIAFGNFLSVLKPELKFNEYHMEAEIAQVYFKLFLSALGILSIQFLLSLLWSDFLKPMGLGFVATITGVILASNNWQYAYLFPYSHPIGALKTMIKTNKGKANDLVIDVFTQDVYVSVVISVVVFVLGYYIVQRRSVK
- a CDS encoding M20/M25/M40 family metallo-hydrolase produces the protein MKKIATLLLMFIVFSASAQTVVKQDAGIKQMVDEVSSKNIEAIVRKLVSFKTRHTLSDTTSKTTGIGAARNWVKAEYERYAAASNGRMKVEFDAFVQPQGRRLTKATPMKNVLAILKGTDTADHRIYIISGHYDSRATKAMDSASFAPGAVDDASGTAVSMELARVMSKRSFPATIIFMAVVGEEQGLYGSANVAKRAKAEGWQVDAVLNNDIVGNTYGMETGLKDNRSVRVFSDGVPTAATEKEIAALKSLGGENDGTSRQLARYVKETGERYVDQLDVKLIYRTDRYLRGGDHLPFLEQGFAAVRVTEMNEDFNRQHKDVRKENGIEYGDLPDFADYDYIQKVARMNLSVLANLALATAQPRNVGIITSDLTNKTKLKWDAPKGKAPAGYYVLMRETISPYWEKKFFVTDTKAKLGYSKDNYLFAVQAVDAAGHESLPVVPKPVS